The nucleotide window TGGCGGCTCAGGGTGCCGCGCCGGACATGGCGGGCGGTCATCGCCTGCTCCCTGTTGTCGTTCCTGGCCCTCCTGCCACCGGTCCTCTGGAACGCGCATCATGATTGGGTCACCTTCAAGCATACCGGCCATCATTTCGAAGGCGCGCCGGTCACGCCGGCCGCGATCGGAAAGCGGCTGGCCGAATACATCGGCAGCCAGTTCATGGTGGCCGGCCCGGTGGCGCTCGCACTTGCCATCGCGGCTCTCCGCAACCGGGAGAGCCGCCACCGCTACCGCATCCCGCTCATCTTCGGAGTCATCGGCTGGACCGCGTGCCTGCTGATGAATCTCCGGCAGGAGGTCAATCCGAACTGGCCCGCCGTCTATCTATTTTCATGGATGCCCGCGGGCATCGCCTGGGCCATGGACCGGCGGCCGGGACTTGCAAAGGCAGCCCTGTGGCTCAATGCGGCCATCACCCTGGCGGCCTTGGGCGCGATCCTGTTCCCGTCCCTCTGGAACAAGGGTGACAAGAAGTTCTGGTATGGCTGGGACAGCCTCGCCCGCGAGGTGGACGCCCTGCAACCTACTACAAACCCAGGAGAAAAGCCGCTTCTCATCGTGGCAGGCAGCCGCTTCACCGCCGCACAGGTGGCGTTCCTCTCCCCGCGCCGTCCGGAACTGCACACGTGGTACTACGGCCGCGAGTTCATTCCCGGCACCACCAGACAACGCGGTGTCACCAGCCAGTTCGATCTCTGGCCCGGCCCCTCCTGTCCGGTGACACGACCGCTCGTGGTGCTGGTGGATGAAAACCTCCCGCTTCCACAAGGCCTGGAAAACGCCCTCGTGAATCCCGCTCCTCCGAAAAAGGTCCACGTCCGGTTCGGCAGGAAAAACGGTGCCAACTTCAACCTGATCCGGGCCGAGGGACTCACCTCGTGGCCCCCGCCCCCTTTCGAATGAACGCCAAGCTCAGCATTGTCGTCCCCTTCTACAACGAGGAGGAAACCATCGCCGAAGTCATCGCGGAAATCGTCCGTACCGTCCCCGGCGCCGAGGTCATCGCCGTGGATGATGGCAGCAGGGACCGCACCTGGGAAATCCTCTCCGCCATTCCCGGCATCCGGGCGATGCGCTTCCCGCAGAACCGAGGCCAATCCGCGGCGATGTATGCGGGCATGCGCCAGGCCAGCGGCGACATCGTCGCGCTGATGGATGGCGACGGTCAGAACGATCCCGCCGATTTTCCGAAACTGGTCGAAGCCCTGGAACAAGGCGCCGATGTCGCCTGCGGCTATCGCGCGAACCGCCAGGACACCGCCAGCCGCCGCTACGCCTCGAAGATCGCGAACGGCATCCGCCGCACATTCCTTCACGACGGCGTGCGCGACACCGGTTGCTCGCTCAAGGCATTCCGCCGCGAAGCCGTGGACCATCTCGTGCCCTTCAATGGCATGCACCGCTATATCCCCGCCCAGCTCCTGCGCGCGGGCCTGAAGATCGTGGAACTGCCCGTGAACCACCGCGGCCGCATGGCCGGCACCTCGAAATACACCAACTGGGACCGCGCGCTCCGCGGCATCCACGACCTGATCGGCGTGTCCTGGCTGCTGAAACGCAAGGTCAACATCCGCTTCGACTGAACCGCCATGATGAGGGAAACACTGCTCGAATTCGATCTCTACAAGGCTCACGTCGTCGTGAACCTCTGGAAGATCATCGGCTGGACCGGAGCCGCCTTGTTCGGCCTGCGGTGGATTCCGCAGTTCTTCGCCACCCGCAGGGCGAAGAAGGTCACCATGCCGCGGGTGTTCTGGGTGATGTCGGTCACCGGCAGCCTCTGTCTGCTGTCCTATTTCATCGGCTACCGCGCGGACTCGGTGGGCATCCTGTCCAATTTGTTCCCGACCTTCGTGGCGCTGTACAATCTCTTCCACGATCTCCGGAAAGGCTCATGACGGACCCGCGCAATACCCCGCCTTCTTGGCTCCGCCTGCTGGTCCTGCCGACAATCGTGGCGCTGGCCGCCATGGGTTGGCTCGCATGGAGCGGATGGGACTTGAAGCTCCAGCAACTCGCCTTCGACTTCGACCTGCGGCGCTGGAAATACGGAGAGGAAGACCCCTGGCTGTGGCTCTTCCAATACGGCCCCCTGCCGATGCTGGTGATGGGCTTCGCCTTCCTCCTGAGCCTCTTCGCGGGATTGGCCTTTCCCAAGCTGGCGCGCTTCATGAAGCCGTCGTTGTTCTTGATCCTATCCATCGCCATCTCCAGCGGTTTGATCTCGAACGTCCTGCTCAAGGATCGATGGGGCCGGCCGCGCCCATCGCAAGTCGATGGCTTCGGTTTGATGACCGATGTACAAGGTATGCCGTACCAATCGGCACTCCGCCCGGCTTTCGGCCAGGATGGCAAGTCCTTCCCCTGCGGGCATGCCACCACCGGCTTCGGTTTGGCCGGCTTGGGATTCATCCTGTGGCGGCGTCGGCGCAAGACCGCCCTCGCTATCTTCACCGCCAGCTACGGCTACGGAATTCTCATCGGCATCGCCCGCATGCTGCAGGGAGGACACTTCGCCTCCGATGTGATCGGTGCGGCGCTGGTCTGCCATGCGACCCAGGCGGTGCTCTACCGCTGCATGCATCTCTACGAACAACCGGAGTGGGGCTATCATCCCGGCCGGTCGCGCTGGGGCACGGCGGTCGGCATCGGCATTCCGGCGGTGGGACTGGCGGTATTCGCGGCCTTGCTGGGCACCCCTTACCACGAGCCCATGAACATCGCCGCGGAAACGCTGGCGAAGGTTGATCAGGATGCCACGACCGTGAAGATCGAGTCCTTCGGCAAGACCCGTCTGGACGTCGGTCCCGAAACCCGCTGCCGCGGCGTGATCAAGGGCTTCGGCCTGCCAAGAAGCCGCGTGAAGTTCGCCCTTCAAACGCGCGGCAATGTCACACGCTTCTTCCAGATCGAGCGCGGCTGGTTTACGGAACTGGGGCAGGACCTGCTCATCACCCTGCCCGCCAAGCGAGGCCTGACGGTGGAACTCTCCGCCCCCGAGCGCGAAGCCTCATGGGAGCTCGATCTCACCCGTGCGGGCGAGGATCTCGGGCAATCGTGGACGCTTCATGGCGGCCCGCGCCATCATCCGGTCATTCTTCTGAACCAGGATTCCCCCGTGCTGGTGCAACACCTCGCTCCGACCGCCCAATCGCCGGTCGTGGTGTTCAAGGGCCGCGGTGAGACCCCCATTCGCATCACGGTGGACGGCCCGCTCGACCCTGATCTGCGGATCCTACCCCCGGCGATGGCGGTGCAATAGAGCATGCCGTTCAAACGACGGCCTCTTCGTGGCGGTACCACTCCGCGAATTTCCGCACGCCCTCCGCGAAAGACCATCGCGGGCTGTAACCGAAGCGCGCGCGGGCATAGCTGATGTCCGCATGGGTGGTTTCCATATCACAGGCCCGCGGCGGCAGTTGCCGGATCTTCACTTCTTGTCCGAATGCATCCGCGATCTCTTCGATCATCCGCTTGAGAGAAATGGTCCGCCCTGAACCAAGGTTCACGATCTCGAATGGCATTGGCGTGGCACCGACGATCTTCAACAAACCGTCCAGCAGATCCTCGATGAAGGTATAGTCGCGCAGCGAACTGCCATCCCCGAACATGGTGATCTCCCCACCCTCGGTCATGAGCCGCGCGAACTTATGGATCGCCAGATCCGGGCGCTGGCGCGGCCCGTAAACGGTGAAAAAGCGCAGGCAGGTCGTCTGGATGCCATGCAGGTGGGAATACACCGCGCACAGATGCTCACCCGCCACCTTGGTGGCGGCGTAGGGGCTGAGCGTGCGGCTGATGGCGGCGGACTCCTGGAAGGGCGGTGATTGTCCCGTGCCATAAACCGAGGAACTGGACGCGAACAACAGCCGGGGCACTCCGGACTTCCGGCAGGCTTCGAGGATGTTCAGCGTACCGTTGACATTGGTTGCGACGTAGGAAGCCGGTTGCTCGATCGAAGGCCTTACTCCCGCGAGCGCGGCGAGATGGATGACCTGATCGAACTTCCCTTCGGCCACGATCCGGTCCATCCTTGCGGCATCGCGGATATCCGCCTCCATCATGGTCACACTGGCCGGAAATCCGGCGACGGTCGCGCGCTTGATGGCGGGATCGTAAAAGGAATCGAACACATCCACGCCCGTCACCTGCCATCCGGCTGCCGCCAGTGCTTCCACCAGATGCCCGCCGATGAACCCCGCTGCACCCGTCACCATTATCCGACCTCGCGGAACCGCGTTCATCTTGGAGTTATCCGGGCATCCCGGCTTCCGGTCACGTATTGAATTATTACAATTTTGATAGAATCTCAAGCCGGGAGGGCATTTCCTCCGGCCCCCTCCCGCAACCGCATGAAGCAGCTCAAAGACGGCATCCGCTCCACCGTCCGGATCGATTTCCAAGGCCACGTCCACAAGCGCCTGCGCGGCACCGGGGCGGAAGAACGCTACGCCAATGAAGTCGCGGTGCTGAAGGTGCTGGAGGAACGCGGCTGCCCTTACGTACCGAAGCTCGTCGAGGAACATCCGGAAGAGCTGTATTTCGTGTCCACGAACTGCGGTCGCATCGCTGATCAGATCCGCAGGGAAAGGTCGGACGAACTCTTCGCGGAACTGGAGCGGGACTACGGCGTGCGCCACCTCGATGCCGAACCACGGAACGTGACTTATTCCGACAAGCTCGGGCGCTTCTGCCTGATCGACTTCGAACTCGCGGAAATCCTCCCCGATCCAAAAGCCGGGGCGGTTTGATCTCCAGCCCTTCCTGTTGCAAGTTTCCGGAATCCGCTCCGTTTTCTTCCCGCCCATGCGCGCCCTCTTTGCCAGCCTCGCCGTCTTCTATCTGCTCGCCCGTTCCTCCTCCGCGGAAGAGGCATCCAAGGGCGTCGATCTGTCGCTGGTGTCCGAAGTGAGTGCCATCACGGGTTCCAAGTCCTTCACCGTCGGCCTCAAAGTCCACCATCATCCGAAGTTCCACACCTACTGGCGCAATTCGGGGATCGTGGGCGTACCGATCGCGTTGAAATGGCAGCTCCCCCCCGGATTCACAGCGGGAGAGATCCAGTGGGCCACCCCGGAGCGGGTGGACATGGCTGGTCACCCCGCCCACGGCTACGAACGCGATGTGATGCTGCTGGTCGAGATCACGCCCCCCGCCCATCCACCGGAAAAGCTCGAATTGAAAGCCGAAGCCTCCTGGATGGCCTGTGCGGATGGCTGCTATCCGGGCCGGAAAACCCTGACACTCGCTTTTCCCGCCGCCGCTCAGGCCGATGCGATCGCCAAGGCACGCGCCGAGCTTCCACAACCCCTCCAAGGCTGGAGCGCCACCCTTGAATCGGCGAAGGACGCACCGGAAATCCGGGTCAAATTCACCCGCACTGGGGGCAATACGGCGGATCCCGGCAAACCCTACTTCTTTTCCTCCGATGGCCAGATCTCTTCCGATCCGCCCCAGAAAATCGAAGTGCTGCCGGACGGCTTCCGTCTGATCGCGGAACGTTCCGAATACAGCCCGAAAGGCCGCACCACCCTGCCGGGTGTCCTGGTAGCTGAAAAGCCGCTGGCTTCGAATGCCGTATATGCCGCGGTGCTGGAGCCCAAGTATCCCTGATCGCAGATCGGCATCTAAAAGGATTTTATAGCATTTTGCCAAGGGCCTGCCAAGCTGGCCTGAACATGACGGACGATCTTTCCCCTCCCCGGCGTTTCCGCGTGGGCGTGCGCCTGCCGGAATGGTCCACGGGATTCAGCTTCCGGATCTTTGCCGGGCTGACGGATTTCCAGCGCCAGAGCGCACCGTTCCAACTGTTCTTCAATCAACCGAGCGGCGGAGACCTGCCCGCCACCGTGATCGATGAGTCATGGGATGGGGATGGCCTGATCGTTTTCCGCTACACCGCAGAAGAAGGCCGCGCGTGGAAGGCCCGTGGTGTGGCGGTGGTGAACCTCAGCGCGGAGACTCCCGAAGGCGGCCCGGTGTTTCCCCGGGTGACGCTGGACAACGGCAAGGTCGGGGCCATGGCCGTAGAGCACCTCGCCGCCCTGGGTCTCCGCGATTTCTGCTACATCCACGAATCCACCCGCAGCTATTCCGAGTCACGTTGGAAGGGCTTCGAATCCGCGGTCAAAACGGTTGGCGGCCGCTGCCACCGCATCGACATTCCGGTTTCCTCCTTCCCGGAGGACATCCGCGTGCGCCGCATCCGTGAAACGCTGCGCGGGCCGCTCTCGAAACTCCCGCGGCCCTGCGGCATCTTCACCAAGGACGACATCGCCGCCGTGTGGACGATCACCACGCTCGCCGATCTGGGCATCCGCTGTCCGGAGGAAATGCCGGTCCTCGGTGTGGATGATGACGTGGTCTTCTGTCACACGACCCAGCCGCCGCTCAGCAGCATCTCCTATCCGGGGAGGCACATCGGCTTTGAGTCCGCGAAGTTGCTTCACCGCCTGCTCGCCAGTGAAACACGGCGTGGTGACGGTCATCTGCAAATCCCGCCCGCCGGGGTGGTCTCCCGCGAATCAACCCGCCACGTGATCCTCAAGGATGCGGTGGTGACCAAGGCGCTCGCGGTGATCCGCCGCGAAGTGCCACGGACCAACATCCAGGTGGCCGAGGTCGCACGCCTCTGCGGAGTATCCCGCGAGTTGCTCCGGCAGCGGTTCCAGGAACAACTCGGCGAAAGCCCGAAGGATGAGATCAAACGCCTGCGGCTGCGCCACCTGATGGAGGTGCTCACCACCACCGACTGGACCTTGGAGGCCATCGCCGAAAACTGCGGCTACTCCGGAGCGGAGGAAATCTGCCGCTTCATCAAGCGCAACACCGGCAAGACCACGGGCGAAATCCGGCGCGGAGTGGAATAAAAAGCCCGCCGCCGAAACCCGGCGACGGGCTGAGTGCTTGTCCGATGTTCAGGGAATGGTCACCTTCAGGCGGCCAAACAGCTTCCCTCCTACGGACAATGCTTGCGGGATGTAGGTCTCCACTTTGTCGACTCCCGTTTGGAAGCCATCCGGTGTCGGAACGATGACCACTCCCGGAGTTCCCTCCGCAGATGTCCATGTCGCTCCCAGATCGGTATTGTAGGAGATGCCCGGATGGAGCGCGGCGGAGGCGGCTGAACGGCGGAAGGTGAATTTGAAATAGTCCACCATGCCCGCACCCACGTCGGCGCGGACGATCTCTCCGGTCGGCATCAGGGCGCTGTCCATGCCTGTGGCCGGATTACCCCCGATCACGAACTCGATGCCATTCGAAATGCCATCATGATCCGGATCGGCACCCGGCAGGCGGTCGGATGCATTGGTCAGGCCGAAGCCGCCGATCCAGGTGGCGAACGGACTGGCGGTGAGGGCCAGCACTCCGGTGGACTGGGTGAAGGTCCACGTACCCGATCCGTCCGCCATGCTCCAGACATCTCCGTTTTTGGTAAAGCCCGGGAGAGTGAAGTGCTCGCCATAGGTCACCGCCAGCGTCGAGGTATTCACCAGTGTCCAGGTATTGCCACCGGTCTTGTCCGCCGTGGACAAGTCGAGATTGAAGGAGCCATCGAGGAGAACCGATCCCGCACCACCCATGGAAGTGGTCACTCCATTCGCAGCCACCTTGAATGCAAGCGCACCGCTCTGGGTGAGAACGAGCGAGCTTCCACTGTTGATGGTGGTGTTGCCCACATAAACGTTCGCGGCACTGAGGGATACCGTGCCATTGCCCATCGTCGTCACCCCGAAGCCGGTGTTCGAGGCCGGAGCTCCGATGATGCCGGTGAGGAGGATGTCCGCCGAGGCATTCCCCGTGACATCCGCCACATCCAGCGTGAGGGCGCCACCACCACCCGTGACATTTTGGGCGTTGATGACTGCGGGAACCACATCTCCACCCGCCACGGTGATCTTGCTGGAAGGCGTACTGATGGTCCAGGACCCCCACTGGCTGCTTCCGGTGCCGGACAGGGTCGCCCCTCCCTGCATGAGCAGGCTGCCACTGTTGGTGCCGATGTTGCTCGTGATGCCATTCGCGAGATCCAGCGTGCCGCCCGCTTCCACCGTGATGTTGCCGGGATAGTGCTGGAAGCCATTGTCCGTGGCGTAAGTAAGCCTGGCTCCGTTCTTGATGGTCACATCGCAGTTGAACAGACGGCCATAGCCCCCGGAGCGGCTGAGAACAAGATTCCCCCCTCCCACGACCAGCGAGCCGGTATAGATGTATGGATTGCCTCCCGAGGTGATGGTGGCGGTGCCTGTTCCCATTTTCTGGAATACCGAACCGCCGGTGATCACACCGGTGAGATCGAGCGCACCCGTCCCCCCGAAACCGGTATCCGCGGTGACGTTCACAGCACCGCTCACGGTGACAGCCGTGGCGCTGTTGTTGATCAAAGCGCCGGCGCCAAGCGGGCCCGTGCCGCCCAACGACAACGCTTCCGTGATGGAATAACCATTGAGGTCAAGAGTTCCGTATCCACTGATGAGCGTCCCGGTTGCCGCGGATCCAAGCGCCGCGGCATTGCCCATCACGAGAATCCCGGAGTCGATCACCACGGGCCCCGTGAAGGAATTCGCAGTCGCAAGAGTCAGCGTTCCGCTGTTCGTCTTCGTCAAGCCGGTGGTGCCCGCAATGGCACCCGATCCGCTGATCGAATAGTCGATCGTGGCATTCACCGTGACGGCCGCGGGTAACACCGGTCCATTCAGGGAGATCGCATTGTTGGTTCCCCCGTTGTCATCGAAAACGACGATGTCCTCATCGTGGTAAGTGCTCAGCGAATCCACGAGGAACCAGTTCACGGAGGTATCCACATCCCAGGCGCTGCCATTCGTTCCCGTCCAGATGAGCGGATTCACCGTGCCGATCAGGATGTCGATCTCACCGGAACCGGGGTGATCCTCAAGCGTGGCGGAAATCCCTCGCGG belongs to Luteolibacter ambystomatis and includes:
- a CDS encoding NAD-dependent epimerase/dehydratase family protein yields the protein MNAVPRGRIMVTGAAGFIGGHLVEALAAAGWQVTGVDVFDSFYDPAIKRATVAGFPASVTMMEADIRDAARMDRIVAEGKFDQVIHLAALAGVRPSIEQPASYVATNVNGTLNILEACRKSGVPRLLFASSSSVYGTGQSPPFQESAAISRTLSPYAATKVAGEHLCAVYSHLHGIQTTCLRFFTVYGPRQRPDLAIHKFARLMTEGGEITMFGDGSSLRDYTFIEDLLDGLLKIVGATPMPFEIVNLGSGRTISLKRMIEEIADAFGQEVKIRQLPPRACDMETTHADISYARARFGYSPRWSFAEGVRKFAEWYRHEEAVV
- a CDS encoding XylR family transcriptional regulator; the encoded protein is MTDDLSPPRRFRVGVRLPEWSTGFSFRIFAGLTDFQRQSAPFQLFFNQPSGGDLPATVIDESWDGDGLIVFRYTAEEGRAWKARGVAVVNLSAETPEGGPVFPRVTLDNGKVGAMAVEHLAALGLRDFCYIHESTRSYSESRWKGFESAVKTVGGRCHRIDIPVSSFPEDIRVRRIRETLRGPLSKLPRPCGIFTKDDIAAVWTITTLADLGIRCPEEMPVLGVDDDVVFCHTTQPPLSSISYPGRHIGFESAKLLHRLLASETRRGDGHLQIPPAGVVSRESTRHVILKDAVVTKALAVIRREVPRTNIQVAEVARLCGVSRELLRQRFQEQLGESPKDEIKRLRLRHLMEVLTTTDWTLEAIAENCGYSGAEEICRFIKRNTGKTTGEIRRGVE
- a CDS encoding phosphatase PAP2 family protein, with product MTDPRNTPPSWLRLLVLPTIVALAAMGWLAWSGWDLKLQQLAFDFDLRRWKYGEEDPWLWLFQYGPLPMLVMGFAFLLSLFAGLAFPKLARFMKPSLFLILSIAISSGLISNVLLKDRWGRPRPSQVDGFGLMTDVQGMPYQSALRPAFGQDGKSFPCGHATTGFGLAGLGFILWRRRRKTALAIFTASYGYGILIGIARMLQGGHFASDVIGAALVCHATQAVLYRCMHLYEQPEWGYHPGRSRWGTAVGIGIPAVGLAVFAALLGTPYHEPMNIAAETLAKVDQDATTVKIESFGKTRLDVGPETRCRGVIKGFGLPRSRVKFALQTRGNVTRFFQIERGWFTELGQDLLITLPAKRGLTVELSAPEREASWELDLTRAGEDLGQSWTLHGGPRHHPVILLNQDSPVLVQHLAPTAQSPVVVFKGRGETPIRITVDGPLDPDLRILPPAMAVQ
- a CDS encoding ArnT family glycosyltransferase, coding for MYATSPTSSSHRPDTPPADEALWNRRAILFLLALTTLRLVIHACGVIGVLGDEAYYWEWGNHLAAGYYSKPPLIGWIMGMLRLSGLDHAFGLKTTANLLSTLSLAGLYLFTRQWFGARTAWWTLATAGLSAGSLMLGSFLTIDSPLVAMWSVALAASSSLLRNGPRPGNVIVLTLSLGIGMLGKQMMMLFPVLLFIAAWRLRVPRRTWRAVIACSLLSFLALLPPVLWNAHHDWVTFKHTGHHFEGAPVTPAAIGKRLAEYIGSQFMVAGPVALALAIAALRNRESRHRYRIPLIFGVIGWTACLLMNLRQEVNPNWPAVYLFSWMPAGIAWAMDRRPGLAKAALWLNAAITLAALGAILFPSLWNKGDKKFWYGWDSLAREVDALQPTTNPGEKPLLIVAGSRFTAAQVAFLSPRRPELHTWYYGREFIPGTTRQRGVTSQFDLWPGPSCPVTRPLVVLVDENLPLPQGLENALVNPAPPKKVHVRFGRKNGANFNLIRAEGLTSWPPPPFE
- a CDS encoding lipid-A-disaccharide synthase N-terminal domain-containing protein — translated: MMRETLLEFDLYKAHVVVNLWKIIGWTGAALFGLRWIPQFFATRRAKKVTMPRVFWVMSVTGSLCLLSYFIGYRADSVGILSNLFPTFVALYNLFHDLRKGS
- a CDS encoding glycosyltransferase family 2 protein, which encodes MNAKLSIVVPFYNEEETIAEVIAEIVRTVPGAEVIAVDDGSRDRTWEILSAIPGIRAMRFPQNRGQSAAMYAGMRQASGDIVALMDGDGQNDPADFPKLVEALEQGADVACGYRANRQDTASRRYASKIANGIRRTFLHDGVRDTGCSLKAFRREAVDHLVPFNGMHRYIPAQLLRAGLKIVELPVNHRGRMAGTSKYTNWDRALRGIHDLIGVSWLLKRKVNIRFD
- a CDS encoding protein-disulfide reductase DsbD domain-containing protein, whose protein sequence is MRALFASLAVFYLLARSSSAEEASKGVDLSLVSEVSAITGSKSFTVGLKVHHHPKFHTYWRNSGIVGVPIALKWQLPPGFTAGEIQWATPERVDMAGHPAHGYERDVMLLVEITPPAHPPEKLELKAEASWMACADGCYPGRKTLTLAFPAAAQADAIAKARAELPQPLQGWSATLESAKDAPEIRVKFTRTGGNTADPGKPYFFSSDGQISSDPPQKIEVLPDGFRLIAERSEYSPKGRTTLPGVLVAEKPLASNAVYAAVLEPKYP
- a CDS encoding serine/threonine protein phosphatase encodes the protein MKQLKDGIRSTVRIDFQGHVHKRLRGTGAEERYANEVAVLKVLEERGCPYVPKLVEEHPEELYFVSTNCGRIADQIRRERSDELFAELERDYGVRHLDAEPRNVTYSDKLGRFCLIDFELAEILPDPKAGAV